The DNA region TCGAGTTTCTGCTGGATCGCGAGGACTTGTCCGGACCCTTTAACCTCTGCGCGCCGGAGCCGGAGAACATGACGGACTTCGTACGCACCCTGGGACGCGTGCTCAAGCGGCCGGCGTGGCTGCCCGTGCCGGAGTTCGCGATCAAGGCCGCGCTGGGCGAGATGGGCGAAGAGCTCATCCTGTCCGGACAGCGAGTATTGCCCAAACGGCTCCAGGAGAGTGGCTACACCTTCCGTTTTCCCAAGTTGAGGAAAGCACTGGAGGATCTTCTGGGATAATGGCTATTGATATGCGTGTAGTCTATGACAATACGGTTGATCTTTACAACATATGTCGACGGGCGCATACTTTTATCGCGATCGGCACAATCTGAACGGAGTGCCAGCGGCATTGTAGCATGACAATGTTGGCCGTCCGGAAAAGGGACACCGCGGCGCAGCGAGGCATTTCCGAGGGGTCGGGGCATGGACAAGTCGAGAGTTCTAATTGTTGAAGACGAAACCATAGTCGCCATGGACATTGAACGGCGGCTCAAGTTCATGGGGTACGAGGTGCTACACCCGGTTACGACCGGTGAAGACGCCGTGCTCAGGGCTGCCGAGCAGAGCCCGGACATCATTCTCATGGATATTATGCTCGACGGCGAGCTCGACGGCATCGACGCTGCGGCCGTCATCCGCAGCCAGCAGAGCGTTCCGGTTATCTATCTCACGGCCTATGCGGACGAAGAAACGCTGAAACGTGCACAGGTGACCGAGCCGTTTGGCTATATCATCAAACCATTCGAGGATCGCGAGCTCAAGACGTGCATCCAGATGGCGCTCTACAAGCACAGGATGGATGAGCGCATTCTGGAGAACGAGCGCTGGCTGGCCACGACACTTCGTTCCATCGGCGACGCCGTGGTCTCCACGGACCGTGCCGGCGTGGTGCGCTATGTGAACCCCATGGCCGAGAAGCTGGCCGCAGTGCAAAGCAGGGACGCCGTGGGCAAGGCCCTGCACGATGTGGTGAGCATTGAGGAGATGTCGGACGACTGCTCCCTGGAGAAGATGATGGCCGGCGTGCTCTCCAACGGTGACGGCTGCCGCAAGGAAACCGGCGTGCTCTACTCGCGCGACGGGCGGGCCATCCCCGTGGAAGTGTCGGCCTCCTCCATTCAGGGGACACTGGGCGACGGCACTCGCGCCGGTGTGGTGCTGGTGATCCACGACATGACCGAGTTCGTGCGCGCGGATCGGGCCCTGCGCAAGAGCGTGCAGGATTTGCGGCGCACCCTGGAGGAGACCGTGGGCGCGCTGACCCTGACCACGGAGAAGCGCGATCCCTACACCGCCGGACATCAGCAGCGCGTGGCCATGCTCGCCAGCGCCATAGCCGAGACCATGGACCTCACAGAGGAGCAGGTGGAGGGCATCCGCGTTTCCTCCTTGCTCCACGATATCGGAAAAATTTATATTCCGGCGGAAATACTCTCCAAGCCAACCATGCTGACGGATATCGAGATGGGCATGATGAAGACCCACTCCGAGGTGGGCCACGAGATCCTCAAGAACATTTCCTTTCCCTGGCCGGTGTCCGACATCGTTCTGCAGCACCACGAGCGGCTGGACGGCTCGGGCTACCCCATGGGCCTGAGCGGCGAAAACATTCTCCGCGAAGCGCGCATCATCATGGTCGCCGACGTAGTGGAGGCCATGTCCTCCCACCGGCCGTACCGCGCGGCCCTGGGCCTTGACCGTGCGCTGGAGGAGATCGCCAAAAACAAGGGCGTGCGATACGATCCCCTGGTTGTGGAGCACTGTCTGGACCTGTTTCGCAGCGGCTTCCGCTTCGAGGCGTAAGAAATATCCTGCGCTTGGCGTCACTGGCCGCTTGAATCCCGACCGGCTCTCGTCTAGGAAAGGGCCATGCCCCATTCCGACCCCAACGAAAATTGCGACGTCACTCCGGCGAGGCCAGTACCTGTGCGCAGCGCGCTCATAGTCACCAAAGCACGTAACGACAATGCGCATCAGCTCGGCGAGAAGGTCCGCCGGTACCTGATGGAGCAGCATGTCGAGGCGAGCTGCGTGGAAAACTCCCAGCACACGGACCCCACCCTGGAAAGCCCCGTGGCCCGCGTGCTTCGCAACGGCCCCAGGCCGGACTGCATCATCGTCCTTGGCGGCGACGGCACCATGCTCAGCGTGGCGCGCCAGCCCGAGGTGGAGCAGATTCCCCTTATCGGGCTCAACTTCGGCAAGATCGGCTTCCTCACGGACCTGTGTCCGGAAAGCTGGCGGGATGGGCTCGGCGCGCTCCTGGCCGGGAAGTACGACGTCTTCTGCGCCATGGCGCTCATGGTCGAGGTCTTCCGGTCCACGGCCAACGGCGAGACAAAGGTCTGGGCCGGCCGCGTGGTCAACGACGTGGTGATCAACCGCGGCAAGCTCGCCCGGCTCGCTAACCTCGAGGTGCTCGTGGACGACTTCTCTCTGGACTGCGTCCGCGCCGACGGCGTCATGGTCTCCACGCCGCAGGGCACCACGGGCT from Oceanidesulfovibrio marinus includes:
- a CDS encoding HD domain-containing phosphohydrolase; the encoded protein is MDKSRVLIVEDETIVAMDIERRLKFMGYEVLHPVTTGEDAVLRAAEQSPDIILMDIMLDGELDGIDAAAVIRSQQSVPVIYLTAYADEETLKRAQVTEPFGYIIKPFEDRELKTCIQMALYKHRMDERILENERWLATTLRSIGDAVVSTDRAGVVRYVNPMAEKLAAVQSRDAVGKALHDVVSIEEMSDDCSLEKMMAGVLSNGDGCRKETGVLYSRDGRAIPVEVSASSIQGTLGDGTRAGVVLVIHDMTEFVRADRALRKSVQDLRRTLEETVGALTLTTEKRDPYTAGHQQRVAMLASAIAETMDLTEEQVEGIRVSSLLHDIGKIYIPAEILSKPTMLTDIEMGMMKTHSEVGHEILKNISFPWPVSDIVLQHHERLDGSGYPMGLSGENILREARIIMVADVVEAMSSHRPYRAALGLDRALEEIAKNKGVRYDPLVVEHCLDLFRSGFRFEA
- a CDS encoding NAD(+)/NADH kinase, which gives rise to MPHSDPNENCDVTPARPVPVRSALIVTKARNDNAHQLGEKVRRYLMEQHVEASCVENSQHTDPTLESPVARVLRNGPRPDCIIVLGGDGTMLSVARQPEVEQIPLIGLNFGKIGFLTDLCPESWRDGLGALLAGKYDVFCAMALMVEVFRSTANGETKVWAGRVVNDVVINRGKLARLANLEVLVDDFSLDCVRADGVMVSTPQGTTGYAVSAAGPLVHPRVESLTVTAICAFLNRFPPMVLPADATVTIIPRQSPADLYLTLDGQEGLPLEEGDRIVVSRAVPDLAFVRLGEESYFQRLIGKGFLGNVDPTSGRSSCTGVFTTEDAESDDAE